The Mytilus trossulus isolate FHL-02 chromosome 3, PNRI_Mtr1.1.1.hap1, whole genome shotgun sequence genome contains a region encoding:
- the LOC134710593 gene encoding zinc finger MYM-type protein 1-like gives MSLQNWLKTGSLKRKKDEKDDHSDTEKLTPDISSPIQNEPDPEIRETPEPSTSKKSTLMSVSSQKGLDPAIFLIENQHSTDEQKLAMLKDADEISNVYPKKGGRRYLPSWESQFPWLRYSCTEDAAYCKYCVVFRDEGGLFSSKGFTDWKNAVGNKRSTLKSHDDSVDHRNAVEKAENFISVCEGKKPSICSSLSKAYEDKVKKNHDILLSIIDVIIVLGQRNIALRGNWDKISHQEDGNFQFFINWKSNFDTVLKDHLETAHKSMTYLSPQIQNELIQCCELEIRERIVQKCKASGFYSIMADETTDVSVTEQLSLCIRYVDNDTYEVREDFLGFVEPKEVDAEHIANAIVSNLDKWGLPLQKLRGQGYDGASVMSGHVSGVQQRIREQCPDAPFVHCKSHNLNLVVSP, from the exons ATGTCTTTACAAAACTGGTTGAAGACGGGTtctttaaagagaaaaaaagatgaGAAAG ATGACCATTCTGATACAGAAAAATTAACTCCAGATATATCCTCTCCCATTCAAAATGAACCAGATCCAGAAATAAGGGAAACACCAGAGCCGAGTACTAGTAAAAAGTCCACTCTAATGTCAGTTAGTAGTCAAAAGGGGCTTGACCCAGCTATATTTCTTATTGAAAACCAACATAGTACAGATGAACAGAAATTGGCGATGCTAAAAGATGCTGACGAAATATCTAATGTTTATCCTAAAAAAGGGGGGAGACGATATTTGCCATCTTGGGAATCCCAGTTTCCATGGTTAAGATATTCCTGTACGGAAGATGCTGCATATTGCAAGTATTGTGTTGTTTTTCGGGATGAAGGTGGACTTTTTAGCAGTAAAGGTTTCACGGACTGGAAAAATGCAGTGGGTAATAAAAGATCAACTTTAAAATCACATGATGACTCCGTTGACCATAGAAATGCAGTTGAGAAGGCTGAAAATTTTATCTCTGTATGCGAAGGCAAGAAACCTAGTATATGTTCATCATTAAGCAAAGCATATGAAGACAAGGTCAAGAAAAATCATGATATACTTCTTTCCATAATTGATGTGATAATCGTGTTAGGGCAGAGGAACATTGCATTAAGGGGAAATTGGGATAAAATATCTCACCAGGAAGACGgaaactttcaattttttatcaattgGAAATCTAACTTTGATACGGTATTAAAAGATCATCTCGAAACAGCACACAAATCTATGACATACCTATCACCACAGATTCAGAACGAATTGATACAATGCTGTGAACTTGAAATAAGAGAACGAATTGTGCAAAAATGTAAAGCATCTGGTTTTTATTCCATAATGGCCGATGAAACTACGGATGTTTCCGTGACAGAGCAACTATCGCTGTGTATCAGATATGTTGATAATGACACGTATGAGGTTAGAGAGGATTTTTTAGGATTTGTTGAACCTAAGGAAGTTGACGCTGAACATATTGCTAATGCAATTGTTAGTAACCTAGACAAATGGGGACTACCATTGCAGAAACTGCGTGGACAAGGGTACGATGGAGCCTCTGTCATGAGTGGACATGTATCAGGTGTACAACAGCGCATACGTGAACAATGTCCAGATGCACCCTTCGTGCACTGCAAGTCGCACAACCTTAACCTTGTGGTGTCACCGTGA
- the LOC134710594 gene encoding uncharacterized protein LOC134710594, whose amino-acid sequence MTWFLCASHKRKTILNSFTGNTKLVDDMLEGLQNEEEDVDIKLLKKGTDVSVKRLCETRWTARVDTVSSLLANYKSVHAALTKIENVSTSDARTNASGYRRYLEDPECIVAVLVAQFVLSILKPLTLFLQKTDCNMVDAFEESKILLELLQEKRTEEIFSELFRRGTVIADAIEIDLMPRRRVGRQVHRENAATASTAEQHWRINLFFPFLDHVISEMQRRFPDEVKNQMLGYYLIPKNVGKLTPELIEHLFQAFPDVTNMEELTCELERWVRKTVGMLDEGSLTTAIKLANKDLYPNVFTILQVLLTMPVTSVCCERSFSSLRRLKTWERATMGGDRLCGLAMLHVHRNDAVDKERVLKLFDSTGHRRIGKFWLTNRD is encoded by the coding sequence ATGACATGGTTCTTGTGTGCATCCCACAAGCGTAAAACCATCCTAAACTCATTTACAGGTAATACAAAATTAGTAGATGATATGCTTGAAGGTTTACAAAATGAAGAAGAAGATGTCGacataaaacttttgaaaaagggAACAGATGTTTCGGTGAAGCGTTTATGCGAAACAAGGTGGACAGCAAGAGTAGACACGGTTTCGTCACTTCTTGCAAACTACAAATCTGTTCATGCTGCTCtgactaaaattgaaaatgtaagcACAAGTGATGCTAGGACAAATGCAAGTGGTTATCGGCGCTACCTGGAAGACCCCGAATGCATTGTTGCCGTGTTAGTTGCCCAATTTGTTTTGAGCATTCTTAAGCCACTAACATTGTTCCTTCAAAAGACTGACTGCAACATGGTGGATGCTTTTGAGGAATCAAAAATTCTTCTGGAATTATTGCAGGAAAAGAGAACAGAGGAAATTTTTTCAGAACTTTTCAGGCGAGGTACTGTCATAGCAGATGCTATTGAAATAGACTTAATGCCACGTAGGCGAGTTGGTCGTCAGGTTCATAGGGAGAACGCAGCAACTGCCTCTACTGCAGAGCAGCATTGGcgaattaatttatttttcccATTTTTGGATCACGTTATTAGTGAAATGCAACGCCGGTTTCCTGATgaggtaaaaaatcaaatgttaggATATTACCTTATTCCAAAAAATGTAGGCAAGTTAACACCGGAATTAATTGAACACCTTTTCCAAGCATTTCCGGACGTAACAAACATGGAAGAGTTAACGTGTGAACTTGAAAGGTGGGTAAGAAAGACAGTAGGTATGCTAGACGAAGGAAGCCTCACGACAGCAATTAAGCTGGCTAACAAAGACTTGTACCCAAATGTTTTCACAATATTGCAAGTACTTTTAACTATGCCTGTCACATCAGTCTGTTGTGAGAGATCGTTTTCCAGTTTAAGGCGTTTGAAAACATGGGAACGGGCTACAATGGGTGGTGACAGGCTTTGTGGGCTTGCCATGCTCCATGTGCATAGGAATGATGCAGTGGACAAAGAACGTGTATTGAAGCTATTCGATAGCACAGGACATAGGAGAATCGGGAAGTTTTGGTTGACCAACAGAGATTAA